The genomic stretch GATTTTGTCAACAGGTCAGTATTGATCTGAATCTCTAAATTTGAacgaacgacacatatctaTTAGGATatatcatagacctatatagtagggacacgacatattgttctatacgtacaattgcttatataaatagcacccattttgaaggcacatacataaacatatatctatctcgttcttactcagcactttaactcgcaggaaaacaatataacagtatttcagtgcgtacataaaatgaaacatgaatatacgtaaatatctccgtctccgtctaatgaggccgaaaatccgccatgtttagcgcgccaaatgtcattgtcacgtcagttcggccgtctgttttgggttgtacattattaaatttattgactttgatatcgatttaatatgattgattatataaaatttcataatttatcatgcttaaaacatacaaaaataataattaaaacgtattttataggatctcaagaaagtcgatgccctaaaactattatctatatgtatttaaattcattatggagccctcatccgaaaaatccatttttcggtcggaatctattgatcatgacactaatcataaataccactttaaaatatgtcatcaaaacatatttagacattctgtttagatattttgggaaaaaggctaccgacaaaatctcttcggaactatttaaataaaatagttttattccgcagtgagtaaaacactattgtaaatttgttaaaaatttaataattaagtgattttagagaggaagtcacaaggaatgacgtttgtaattaatgaataaatgttctgtaggtgtttttttttcacgcggtcccttgataagtttaaaatttgaatcactctcaagcgaaagtgattcaaatggtgcggcgcaccttccttggggtgcgctgcggtagtatgttacgggactttagagtcagcaaacaattaaaatagattgttatagtctaagaaaaacacgtactcaaaatacgataacatttagcatgctagaaatgggctgatggctttgaactacgccatatctttatgttttgcgacaaacgacaactttataaaatcagtgtagcaacttttaaaaatcatcatatcgtttacttggcaaattcgaaggacgaacttgtcttagatttcacccatctaaatcatatcatatttgcacataacaatatacctacttacttcccattaaagtataaattctacaaataaataatactcaacaatatttaaaataaaatgagccaagaacgtttatcgataaaacctgataacattgaaatcttttgtacagcactaaagccgccatgttttgtggccagatgacgtcacagtggcacgaaatgttggttgacgtttcatttccatagatttcctacttcattgggaTATATTGACTTCTCTGTCTCtgtctttttgaagtgaaacttctttatcggcgttggaaaaaaatttaccgtcacatttttcggttacgcgtcacatttttccgttacgcgccatcttttttgtattcatgtctatgataataaaatccttttgtttaaactttatctaatttaacttttttgtattcatgtctatgataataaaatccttttgtttaaactttatctaatttaactttatttaaccaatttctagaaagttgcatgtagatcatttttcgaaaaataaggccataaagaagtttcacttcttacgtgtgtacactagtacacgcacacatttttttttttttttttttattgcttagatgggtggacgagctcacagcccacctggtgctaagtggttactggagcccatagacatccacaacgcaaatgcgtcacacaccttgagatacaagttctaaggtctcgagtatagttacaacggctgcccccgcccttcaaaccgaaacgcattgaaCTGTATCTCTCTCAATTAAAAATTAGATAATTAGgtaaataatttgtaaaaaaatataatttgattaattatttaccTGATTATCtaatttttaactgattttctttaatattaataattatttgatatGAGTCAACTGTAAGAGAGAGATACATACTATATGGTACATACTAACACTACGCAATCGACCACATttcgttcgtcagaaaatacgtgacgtctggggGCCCTTGGGATCTTACTTTATCATGTTTCTGCATTAATTACCTACAATGGGACCCAGACACTTTCAAAcacagttcttttttttaattttctccaAGGCCAGTTCTGTCCATATTTATTCCTTTCGGTAAAAAATCCTGCTACACGTGGCATCTAGAGACCGTTCTGGTAGATGACCCTACCGCAGCAATAAACAACAttaatggaaaataaaaaaaactgtcgcTTTTATCAGTTTGATATGGCGTGAACCGCAATGTAACTTGAAGATAGCTGAAAATGCGCTGTGCTAATGCTTGTAATGTTAGAAACAGAGTTCTTAGAGGTTATTTTTCTAATGTTAGGAATCTCTGTTCTACCTCCTGTCTGGGTTTTCTAAAACGGTTCCAATATCCCATGAATATTTAATGAATTAACAATTGTGCCACTCTGGAAATccatttcttttttcattttctatttctaaagtatttcctatttttttattgctagctATGATCAAATTTATCAATATAATGTAgaatatatttatgtagtaTGTCAATATATGTATTGAAAAACCAATTAATGCATTACTAGTAGAACAAAAACATTTatcttgtaaataaaaatcgtCGAATCTTATTacaatgttaatttattacatgataaaactgttattttattttttaaaaaaatatacaacagTAATTAAGgattatttcatttgaaaacttCGAAAAAATAATCAGTCTTGTTAAAATGGCCAACTACACAGTAGGTAAGTAGaagaaatattgaaattattgtgaagcaaataaaataaatcaactttGCAAATACAATGCCGGAATAAAacgtaaattgtaaataaaattcaattaaaaactcaaaaattgGCACAACCGcatcaaaataaaacacaattcacTATTTTCGAAATTCTCACTTATCACAGATTCCTAAGTTACACACGTACTATAGTATTATGTAGCCAGATCGATATCATAGGAAATAAAGCAAAACAAGTATACACAATAAATATTAGCTACTCGAGAAGGcacaaacatttaaaatttttggtaacaatataaaaattattaaactagTGTAATTAATATTAGGCGTTACTTAATTTCAAGTAATTTAAGAATACACAAAATTTTCGTTATTGCATTTTAACAAATAAGTCTGGGGCCTTTAAAGTGTTAATctgttattaatgtttaaaaacattttaacattaaatGCATTCATTTTAAATGCACTAAGTCCAAATTGGCAATGAGTAGAACGTTTGATAGGATGGAGCACCTCGCTACATTGATGGCATTAGTTTTTCTATACCACAGCTGCTCATTAGAAAGTTTTTGGAAAATTTtagcttcattaaaaatatttaacttcTTTTATAAACATatcagtgtacttagtgcgagttttttaacgttctcgatagcgtaaaagttagctcatatttgtatggaacgggatcgtttgcgtacgtttgccgctagaggcgctgttccaattgcatacaaaattggcttaacttttacgctgtcgagaacgttaaaaaactcgcactaagctcacaTATGAAAGCTACCGTACTGTGACGAAACACAAAATATTGACACTAGGATATTTGTGtcacgtttctttttttttttaaacggccAGTCTTTTCACGCCACATTCGATGCAAAACTTGGCAGTTTCGACGGGGAACTTGCTGCCGCATTCATGGCAGAACCGCGAAAGGCGCGGCGCCAGTGCGGGCGAGTCCCGCCGCGCCTGGTGGAGCGAGGCCTCCGAGCTGCTGGAGCTCAGCTGACCCTGGGGTTTCCACGTCGGGCTTCGACCGGACGTGTTCGAATTACGTGAGCAAACACGTTTTTCTAGAAGGAAAAAATTCAAAGGCTATTCTTGCTGTTTCGACTCGCCGTTGGTCATTGTTAGGTGGTAAAGTggattatcgattttttttaatgcatagtgAAATTGATTGTGATTGATTGAGTTTAACGGATtgtcaaattgttttttttttttctacagtagctTAATCGACTTTTGAATTTAAAACCTCGATCTccgtaaggagaaccgtctcatatgggaggaAGCTTGAAGCTTACGacaaattaaattacattacttACCATTCAATTTATGAGCATCAGTTTCTTTATAAATACGACTATCGGGCGTCGTATCTTCGAGTTCAGTAGAACGTTCCATTGCAAGAAACTCTTCGCTAGATATCGATCGGGCATCTTCCTTGTGGCTCCCTCCCGAGTCAGAACCGGCCGGAATTTGCTCTAGCGACACGAGACCGTTGGTGTCTTTCGTGCAAATAGATAATTTCGATGGCGATATTCTGTTAAGGCTGGAAATTATGTTCAGTTAGTTGTTTATTTGTGCAACCATCAAATTTTAACAGAAGCTACTgagttaattaataattttaatcgtCTGGGCCGACATGAATTAAAAATCTATTATCAGAAAATCTAAATCAAGATTTCAAATGTTTTATTGCGTAAATTCATTACGAATGGACAACTTCATTAGAAATAACGTTATTATGGGCTAAATAAACGAGCTATTTATATTACTCTGGTTTACTTGATTACCCACCTACTTAAGACATCTTGAGTTGTGAtcgctttttatattattgtttaatattatatgCTTCTCTGACTAGGCTAACAATTTTAGTAGAAAAAGTTAATGTTTTGTCTAAACATAAAAAAGAGAGTAATAGACATAAAAATTACCTGACTAACCTGCTATATGCCGAGTCGTTGCTGGTCTTCCCATTTGAAGAGTAATTACCATTGGTCACTACATCCATCTTTTTGGTTTTACGTTCGAACTTATTACGATGATCCCTTTTTTCGATTTTTTGATTCAAATGTGGGCTGGGCTTAACTTCTTTAGCGAATTGCTTGGGTTTTTCATTCTTTTcgaattcataaaatttatcgAAGTCCTTAAGAGACTGCATCAGATCTTGTTCGAGTTGATCAGTCTTGATTCGACTTTTCGTAGCATCTAATTTACCAGTTTTCTTTTGTATGGAATCCAGGAGGGAAGTGGAACGTTTCACAGAGGATGGGAAAAGGTTTTCGCTCATCATATTGCTACTGCTAAAATTAAGAGACATAGATTTGTTAACCGGTATCATACCGTTCGAGAGTTTTGGAGAAGAATCATTACTATTAAATTCTGAAGTTTTGTTACTATTTGAATATTCAGACTGTTTAACTACTCTCGTAGTGGAACTACAAGTgcgtttgttttctattttgtgTCTATGAATTTCCTCATCAAAAGAACTTATAAATTCTTCGAGATCAAATTCTTCACATAAGGAATCGTCGTCCCTAATTGAAGTTTTAGACGCTATACTATGTTCTAATGAAGACATTAATTTCTCATACTGTGAACTCAGATCGTCAATTATAGGAGCAACTTTTGTAtcataactattattatttgtctctcctttttcaattttattatcggACTTCGCGATACCAttaagcttattattattaaggacaTTATTACTAAAAGATTCAAATTTAGCTGGTAGGTTTTCAGTTGTCAATAAGGAATCCATACTACAAACTAAATCTGGATTATCGAGAATTGTATTAACGTTAATTGGtaaattatcattttcatttatGAGTCTTGGATCAATATAATTACTGTCCGTCATAGATGAATTATCGTCCGTTAGTATTGCGTCGAGATTAACAAGTTCTTTTTTatcgtcatttttatttattctatcaaGTTTAAGTGGTTGTTTTAAAGTGGACCTCTGAAAACTATGGTACATCGAAGTTGCAATTTTTGGCATTTTATCTTTGCATTTCGGTGTACTGTAACTAGAAGCTGTATAACTGGAAAATGACCTATTTAAGTTACTATTGCGATTGAATGTAATTTTATCAGGCacattaatgttttctttgctTGATTTAGTAAATGTAGTGTTTAATTTTGGATTAGACTTTTTCTCATTTCTTGTTATCCTAAAAgaattgcacctaccactaaaATTATTGTTATGATTGTGGTTTTCATTATTTGTGCTCCCGAAAGATTTCATTCTTTGCAGAGTTGGGGTCTTTTGGTATGTTTTATTTAGTGTATCTTTGATCATTTTTGAATTATCAGAGCGAAGGTAGATAGGAGGGGATTTTTCCTTAGTGCTACATAGTGCTGGAAGAGTTCTGCTTAAGGCTTTCGTAGAGTGTTGAGTTTTTTTAGGAATATTGGACTCCGATGACATGAGTTCTTTCATTTGCCTAGCGGCTGATTCGAATGGATCATAGCCATCGTCAAGcctgtaaaaaaatatcaaaactacATCATATTACAACATtaataaacacaatattatGACCGAGAACTTCACCCTCTTTAAGAGTATAAAATCTCGCCAAGTATTGTCATTAGTTTTCAACACAGCAACATGCTGTTATCGCAGAAACTTCAACTCTTGACATCTTAGATGGCAACTATAGACGTGACGTGATAAATTATACCACCATTGAAGTTGTTTATAAGCTATCGTGCCGATATGACATCCAAgtgttttaaatacatatttgcgttaaattatacattttttcatACCTTacgtttaatgaaaataattgtttaaaaaaggctattacaaagtaaataaataaaaatataccgaaattaaaaaaaaaaactacaaaaacacTAGCACATATTTGGGTGGTGGTTCATTGTCTTACTCTTCTTGATATCGGGCGCGAAGGATAACGAACCTACTACTAAATAGCCTAATAGCTCTAAACTGTTAGTTTGCGTGTGATAACGCCCCGCCAGCACTTGCGTGAGTAGTGCTCGTTGTATCACTCGTTTTTATTTGGTTTATCAGAGAATCCGTTGTTGCCAGCATCAGTTATTGGCATAGGTACtctaaaacatgtttttttgaaAACAACCTATTTTTCCTATTGACCTATCTTTATTAGTAACACAACGCCGAAATTGTCCTTAACCAATAAAAGCATATAACAAGCCCAATgtctatttaaatgaaaattatttaatgacGAAGATTATGCTAAATGTGACCATTCAATTCTCTACCTTCTAACCTCTTATTTTCTATTCTAGGCAATTTTAGTGGAGGAGCCTCTGAAGAAACGGACTGGCCATCGCTGTTATcgtcattgttttttttgataatgaatGTTTGATATTCTTTATTGCTTCGTGTTTGATCTGCAAACATTTTGTTCTTATTCGAATGAGCGCATATTTTCTGCATTCTCTTCTTGTTGCCAGAGATTCTTGTAGTTTTGTTGTTCTGCGTTATATCTGGCAGAGAGagcttcggtttttttttttctcgatgttCTTTATCTTTAGTTGATTGACGACTCGCGTTATTTAGTTCgtaaacaataatgtgttcCATGTCACATACTTTCTTTTCCGCTTCCTGTTTTAGTTGTAGGTCTTTATTTATAACGTTTTGGATGTTATCACCGGCCCCATCTAGtagcattttaaaattttttttcaattcatcgAAGGTTTCTGAAAATTCGTGACGATCTTCCGAAATTGGGTTTTCAAGGTTCTCGGTAGAATTGTTAAGAGCTTCTATGGAATTCGTTTGCGGAGTTGAAAGATCATAAATTTGGTTTTCTATTTCAACGTTTGAAGTTTGCGTTGCCAGCATTTTGTCAGTGATATTCATAAATTCTTCTAAATCGGCAGGATTTTCAGTAAATTTTGTGTAAGTTTCGCCGCTGCCGTGGCGTCTTTCAAGATTACCGTCTTCTTCATCCTCATCGCTTAGATCGAGAGTATAGTTTTCTTCAATGTTATCaacacataaattataatttaccttTTCGTCACCATCTTTGCATACTTCGTTTTCATATTTCTCATCGATAACCGATACATTGTCGTTATTACTACTATCTAAAATTATGTTATCGTTATTCAAAGGTTCCATAGGTTCTAAATTTACTATAGAATCAGTGCTGTCATGAAAACTTTTATCTTCTGTCGAATTGGCTATATTATGAATGGCAGCTGGTAGCTCTTTTGACGCTTTCTTTGTTTTAATCTTATGCATCATTACAGGGTTTTCATATAGCATTTCCACTTGCACATCGGAAACAACACTATTGTTACAACTTTTCTTCGGAAGGAATTTACTTTGAGTATTGTAATTTTTGGATTCATCTGGGGCATCGTGTATCACACATGGAACACATAAAAGCTCGGTATTTATTCCAACTGATTGTTGTTTTTTACTATTCGAACTAGGCAGTGGAGTTTCTTCAAGGCTATCCAGACTCATGCTACTTTCTTTCATAGattgtctttttttcttttcattaacATTCAGCTTCTTCTTATTTTCGTcaatctttttcttttctttgtttGACATCTTAATAGATGTTTTGTTGACCGGAGTAGTTTGTTTAGTGTTATTTGGATTCAAAGAAtctataatattttcttcatctttgtcttttacatttttattgtctaATTTAGAGAGCTCtgtcttattttcttttttcacaGTCACATGTTTAGGTTTAGGAATTAAGCTTTTGTCAGGTTTTTCGTTAATGGCTTTTACGTTATTCTGCTGTTTTTGAGTCCTTTCGTTGTATCTATTGCCGATTTCTTCAAGTTTTTGCAACTGTTGTTGACGTTTTGTTGTCAATTTGcttcttaatttattttgtacaggATGTTTTTCACATACTGTTTCTTTATTCGAAGTTATAGGAGAAGGGCTAGGATCTTGTTCGTTTCTACGGAAGGGGAAAGGGAGGATCTTAGTGCTGTGATGTATGTTTACAAATAAGGAGATAggaatgataaaaatgaatgaTATGATTCAGTTTAATTTTCCGAAAACACCTTCCTTTCCCCTTATTTGCTAATAAATAAGTTACTAGTAAATCCAGGCTACGTTTCGCTACTGCTAATTATGTAAAATACTTCAATTTGTTCAATCATCTCGCCCTATAGCTCGCATTTTAGATTACTTTACGAAACACCTTGTCTAAACTATAAACAACAGTAAAAGTTAAAACTAAATCTATCAAACGATGCACAGACATACAAAtcaggaacaaacaaacaaacctataGTCTTATTCAATAGATGCTGCAGACAATATCATTAACAGAACATTACTTAAACAATATTGACCTATTAACTATTGACACGTTGACTGAGTTATACGACTTAAAAGCCCCACATGCGACTATTCCTGATGCCGCAGACAAAACTTGCTTGGTGCGTAAGGCGGCAAGTGCATATTCCTATAAGTATGGGTATATTCGAAAACATTTTTGAGGCCTATCAGGTATTATTATACGGTAAACAAGTCCAATCTTGCCTCGAAAAGACCTCATACGCTCTGGCTAAAAATACCTCATACAGTCTTGTAGTCAACGTGTTAACTACCACTAATGAGAAAATAGGGTTTCTTTTTAATTCATTAAGAATTTGTGGTTGAAGTTTTTAACAGGATATAATATTGACCCGCTGTTTTTATCTCCAATTCGTTCCGGAATTCTTACAGTTTTTGATGGAACCAGTTAACCTTTAATGTAATACTCAACATTTATATAACATCGATATTgaagtagaaaataaattaaattaatctacaTAATTCCAACGAATTACAGCTACACAGATACCATAGATTCGCAAAGTCCGCATATCACATTGAAATAgactttacaaaatatttttttttttagaatattaaaataaaaaaagactacaTACATAATCAAAAGTATCAATTACAATGTTCTTGTTTAACGAAGCCTACTTTTTTCTGTGTGCAAAGAAACGTAaatgttaagattttttttttagaatatcaTAACTACGATAAAATATTCTAATGTCACCGAGAAACGCCTTAGACGTCATAAACTGAATTTAAAAAGCGGAAAATTGCACCACAtgctttgttgttttttatagtataaTGCACAACAATAACTACTATAATAAAAGGGTgcgcgtgaaagaagtgaaacttcttttgcggtgtgtagcattgtggttttcttcatttttcatccttcaACCTAATTTCTCTTATAAATAGGAAATGCTTTGTCTTTTCCCTCTCTCCAGGGTCAAGTGGTACACGAgatattttgtctattttctcactctcgctcttcctaaagtgtatcttttctctctagccgtaacgaatctgtcgcgaattaaattttactgtcaacgtgcctaaagaagtttcacttcaataatttttACTGATagtcgcgaaaaccgaagaaactacaaaacacacacatacacgcaCAGGTGACGTATCAatctataactactgaaccatgcatcccattgacttgaaacttggtatccatgtagaaaatacatgtacttaatggataggctaatatttatattagtgttggactccctaataataatgacaataaaaaataatgttaattttaaatacccagcgcagcgggcgagtacggctattcactacatagtataaaacaaggTCGCTTTccctgtccctatatccctatgtatgcttaaatctttaaaactacgcaacggattttgatgcgagtttttttaaatagatagagtgattgaagaggaaggtttatatcgacgcttgaaaggcaaacgtgactaagcgacaatgcgtgaactttacagtagactaatttaaagttgaaatacctgaaaaaaaatctattttaacgaatctagctgtaggattgaaatgattttaatagacctagaaatatatacttttttcgcatcgaatatggttattgccaatcatttatgtataaagcagttattgtcgcttagtcacgtttgcctttcaagcgtcgatatatataataacatccattaaatagtggagaaatcaataataaattacagtttcggaagcgaagcgagggcgggtcgctatagtagaattattttgtccgtgcagtttgggtcataaaacatagcccgactagggcggtgagcatgttacgcgggcgcaacgccattatcgataaaaacaaatgagtcatcgaaggcaggttaCATGGCGGCGGGGttgtatacgaagggtggtgagacattgttatgttgtgagtcatttgtacttacctgcaaacTATAGTACATTAtatcgaagagaaatgtgtttttatgcattcgttctctgaatttctttagtgacacaatggctactcctttgttttgtaacaaaacggcagaatttattcaaaataatatttgcacgtgttgttatcaacaatgtgttaaaatttttcactgaaataagaataaatcccgaaaagttacatagtgttaatttctgccgttctcgttaacttgctgcgggcgatatgtggtgtaagtgttcgattagtgattttttctttcagttTTATCACtgacccacaaaatgacaaaactaaatacactatcgataacgcttatcgacaacaataatgcgcatcactatgcccgtccataaggctcgtgagtggaagggagagcgaaatactcgcttcaccgctccgattatgtatgacccaaactgcacggacaaaataattctactatagtttaTTATAAGAGCAACACAATGAACATAAAGAAGTATATAGTGGAGCCGTACCTGGAGCTAGTGATGTCGCGGGCGAGTCTCGCCTGCCGCGCCCTTACGCCGGCGTCGCCCGACGAGCtggtccgcgagccgcgcgacGTCCTGATCACCGGCACGTGAGGCGCCGCGTCTTCGTGGCAATCGTTGCTGGACGCCGACTCTGAAATTAATTGATACACATACATGTTGCGTAGctcccacttcgataaagcggcacgacacgagaaccctctcatcgtggccgccggtaactacattcccgatcctgcggacagaatggaaagcagtcgaagtcgcccaaaacacgtcatctcggatcctcccgatccactaactctcagacacagcccactgagtttctcgccggatcttctcagtgggttgcgtttccgatccggtggtagattcttcgaagcacggctcttgctagggttcgtgttagcaacgtcgtcaggtttgagccccgtgagctcacctactagccacggttacactgaaatagcctctcaaggctatcagattaggtaggaaaaaaaaaaaaaaagcgtagcaATATC from Bombyx mori chromosome 3, ASM3026992v2 encodes the following:
- the LOC101735348 gene encoding homeobox protein 5 isoform X10, with translation MKKSTISKLKSIFGSKKGKRQSQHQQSAKSSRSPSPESVTPSASNEVFQPIQRTPTPNRVGPPPSPPVPTQPIVPVAPEPSGPLPLMPCLVCGRTFVPQSLAKHVKICEKMTIKKRKTFDSSRQRREGLMAAVGLNTGTDLEQYLPKNFGLPENSPFLEKSPPPTAKPTLKPKPQSVRSAITKPMAELQKCPHCGRAFGVRAFERHVEWCADKAKILPAAPAHPPPHIADAKQRLNARTQYKAPLARGRKTSQSRDKSSNSRSTSVDSSRGVSPPPPRDCGDYGAARSRASESASSNDCHEDAAPHVPVIRTSRGSRTSSSGDAGVRARQARLARDITSSRLDDGYDPFESAARQMKELMSSESNIPKKTQHSTKALSRTLPALCSTKEKSPPIYLRSDNSKMIKDTLNKTYQKTPTLQRMKSFGSTNNENHNHNNNFSGRCNSFRITRNEKKSNPKLNTTFTKSSKENINVPDKITFNRNSNLNRSFSSYTASSYSTPKCKDKMPKIATSMYHSFQRSTLKQPLKLDRINKNDDKKELVNLDAILTDDNSSMTDSNYIDPRLINENDNLPINVNTILDNPDLVCSMDSLLTTENLPAKFESFSNNVLNNNKLNGIAKSDNKIEKGETNNNSYDTKVAPIIDDLSSQYEKLMSSLEHSIASKTSIRDDDSLCEEFDLEEFISSFDEEIHRHKIENKRTCSSTTRVVKQSEYSNSNKTSEFNSNDSSPKLSNGMIPVNKSMSLNFSSSNMMSENLFPSSVKRSTSLLDSIQKKTGKLDATKSRIKTDQLEQDLMQSLKDFDKFYEFEKNEKPKQFAKEVKPSPHLNQKIEKRDHRNKFERKTKKMDVVTNGNYSSNGKTSNDSAYSSLNRISPSKLSICTKDTNGLVSLEQIPAGSDSGGSHKEDARSISSEEFLAMERSTELEDTTPDSRIYKETDAHKLNEKRVCSRNSNTSGRSPTWKPQGQLSSSSSEASLHQARRDSPALAPRLSRFCHECGSKFPVETAKFCIECGVKRLAV
- the LOC101735348 gene encoding probable serine/threonine-protein kinase nek3 isoform X8; translated protein: MEVFEGKRQSQHQQSAKSSRSPSPESVTPSASNEVFQPIQRTPTPNRVGPPPSPPVPTQPIVPVAPEPSGPLPLMPCLVCGRTFVPQSLAKHVKICEKMTIKKRKTFDSSRQRREGTDLEQYLPKNFGLPENSPFLEKSPPPTAKPTLKPKPQSVRSAITKPMAELQKCPHCGRAFGVRAFERHVEWCADKAKILPAAPAHPPPHIADAKQRLNARTQYKAPLARGRKTSQSRDKSSNSRSTSVDSSRGVSPPPPRDCGDYGAARSRASESASSNDCHEDAAPHVPVIRTSRGSRTSSSGDAGVRARQARLARDITSSRNEQDPSPSPITSNKETVCEKHPVQNKLRSKLTTKRQQQLQKLEEIGNRYNERTQKQQNNVKAINEKPDKSLIPKPKHVTVKKENKTELSKLDNKNVKDKDEENIIDSLNPNNTKQTTPVNKTSIKMSNKEKKKIDENKKKLNVNEKKKRQSMKESSMSLDSLEETPLPSSNSKKQQSVGINTELLCVPCVIHDAPDESKNYNTQSKFLPKKSCNNSVVSDVQVEMLYENPVMMHKIKTKKASKELPAAIHNIANSTEDKSFHDSTDSIVNLEPMEPLNNDNIILDSSNNDNVSVIDEKYENEVCKDGDEKVNYNLCVDNIEENYTLDLSDEDEEDGNLERRHGSGETYTKFTENPADLEEFMNITDKMLATQTSNVEIENQIYDLSTPQTNSIEALNNSTENLENPISEDRHEFSETFDELKKNFKMLLDGAGDNIQNVINKDLQLKQEAEKKVCDMEHIIVYELNNASRQSTKDKEHREKKKPKLSLPDITQNNKTTRISGNKKRMQKICAHSNKNKMFADQTRSNKEYQTFIIKKNNDDNSDGQSVSSEAPPLKLPRIENKSSSNMMSENLFPSSVKRSTSLLDSIQKKTGKLDATKSRIKTDQLEQDLMQSLKDFDKFYEFEKNEKPKQFAKEVKPSPHLNQKIEKRDHRNKFERKTKKMDVVTNGNYSSNGKTSNDSAYSRLVSLNRISPSKLSICTKDTNGLVSLEQIPAGSDSGGSHKEDARSISSEEFLAMERSTELEDTTPDSRIYKETDAHKLNEKRVCSRNSNTSGRSPTWKPQGQLSSSSSEASLHQARRDSPALAPRLSRFCHECGSKFPVETAKFCIECGVKRLAV
- the LOC101735348 gene encoding homeobox protein 5 isoform X18, yielding MEVFEGKRQSQHQQSAKSSRSPSPESVTPSASNEVFQPIQRTPTPNRVGPPPSPPVPTQPIVPVAPEPSGPLPLMPCLVCGRTFVPQSLAKHVKICEKMTIKKRKTFDSSRQRREGTDLEQYLPKNFGLPENSPFLEKSPPPTAKPTLKPKPQSVRSAITKPMAELQKCPHCGRAFGVRAFERHVEWCADKAKILPAAPAHPPPHIADAKQRLNARTQYKAPLARGRKTSQSRDKSSNSRSTSVDSSRGVSPPPPRDCGDYGAARSRASESASSNDCHEDAAPHVPVIRTSRGSRTSSSGDAGVRARQARLARDITSSRLDDGYDPFESAARQMKELMSSESNIPKKTQHSTKALSRTLPALCSTKEKSPPIYLRSDNSKMIKDTLNKTYQKTPTLQRMKSFGSTNNENHNHNNNFSGRCNSFRITRNEKKSNPKLNTTFTKSSKENINVPDKITFNRNSNLNRSFSSYTASSYSTPKCKDKMPKIATSMYHSFQRSTLKQPLKLDRINKNDDKKELVNLDAILTDDNSSMTDSNYIDPRLINENDNLPINVNTILDNPDLVCSMDSLLTTENLPAKFESFSNNVLNNNKLNGIAKSDNKIEKGETNNNSYDTKVAPIIDDLSSQYEKLMSSLEHSIASKTSIRDDDSLCEEFDLEEFISSFDEEIHRHKIENKRTCSSTTRVVKQSEYSNSNKTSEFNSNDSSPKLSNGMIPVNKSMSLNFSSSNMMSENLFPSSVKRSTSLLDSIQKKTGKLDATKSRIKTDQLEQDLMQSLKDFDKFYEFEKNEKPKQFAKEVKPSPHLNQKIEKRDHRNKFERKTKKMDVVTNGNYSSNGKTSNDSAYSSLNRISPSKLSICTKDTNGLVSLEQIPAGSDSGGSHKEDARSISSEEFLAMERSTELEDTTPDSRIYKETDAHKLNEKRVCSRNSNTSGRSPTWKPQGQLSSSSSEASLHQARRDSPALAPRLSRFCHECGSKFPVETAKFCIECGVKRLAV